In the genome of Cheilinus undulatus linkage group 6, ASM1832078v1, whole genome shotgun sequence, one region contains:
- the ly6pge gene encoding lymphocyte antigen 6 family member pge: protein MRAVQYCPLLLLSFILLATNCEALQCYTCMGSNNEDCNRQGTKTCPSYSDACAVVVGHNSGVMKSCSYRSFCSQASSQGVRVQCCYSDNCNVSGANSLPGLNYLLLLLPLLFRCFF, encoded by the exons ATGAGAGCCGTCCAGTACTgtccactgctgctgctttccTTTATTCTGCTGGCAACCAACT GTGAAGCTCTGCAATGTTACACCTGTATGGGCTCAAACAACGAAGACTGCAACCGTCAAGGAACCAAAACCTGTCCCAGCTACTCTGACGCCTGCGCGGTGGTGGTTGGCCATAACA GTGGGGTGATGAAGTCCTGCTCCTACAGGTCTTTCTGCAGTCAAGCCAGCAGTCAGGGTGTCCGAGTTCAATGCTGCTACAGTGACAACTGCAACGTGTCGGGCGCCAACAGCCTGCCAGGACTCAATtatctgctgctgctcctgccTCTTTTGTTCCGCTGCTTCTTCTAG